A genomic segment from Bradyrhizobium diazoefficiens USDA 110 encodes:
- a CDS encoding carbohydrate ABC transporter permease, with amino-acid sequence MNLRGIDATVMLQSSVGQLAPPKKEQVQSAGQHALDWWSLAAIAPAIIILLGFLFLFFYGVFQSLTDLKFGRPLVRFIGVTNYEVAIKTQDFWNSMRATTVYACSAVLAEAFSGLALAKLFASRVFLAQLMRPVILLPLVLPPMSVALMWTTMMDPQNGILNYLLSLVGIGRFAWISDAGTAMFSLVLIDIWTYTPFFALIIFAGLQGINEEIREAARINGAKGWATFLHIELPLIAPYILIAAVFRLIESLNQFDIIFGTTQGGPGDSTSVLSVRAYITAFQNLAFGRGAALMVVNWLIVLLGTLAMVKLWRLVRQRVS; translated from the coding sequence ATGAACCTTCGAGGCATCGACGCAACCGTGATGCTACAATCATCGGTAGGCCAACTGGCACCGCCCAAAAAAGAGCAGGTGCAAAGCGCCGGGCAGCATGCTCTTGACTGGTGGAGCCTTGCTGCGATTGCTCCCGCGATCATCATACTGCTCGGATTTCTTTTTCTGTTTTTCTATGGCGTCTTCCAATCGCTGACCGATCTCAAGTTTGGCCGTCCCCTGGTTCGTTTCATTGGGGTCACCAACTATGAAGTGGCAATCAAGACTCAAGATTTCTGGAACAGCATGCGGGCGACCACGGTGTATGCCTGCTCCGCGGTCCTCGCGGAAGCGTTCTCTGGGCTTGCGCTCGCCAAATTGTTCGCAAGCCGCGTGTTTCTTGCACAATTGATGCGGCCTGTCATTCTCCTTCCGTTGGTATTGCCGCCCATGAGCGTCGCCCTGATGTGGACCACAATGATGGATCCACAAAACGGGATTCTGAACTATTTGCTTTCGCTCGTCGGGATCGGCCGCTTCGCCTGGATTTCGGACGCCGGTACGGCGATGTTCTCGCTAGTTCTCATCGACATATGGACTTACACACCATTTTTTGCGCTCATCATCTTCGCCGGTTTGCAGGGCATTAACGAGGAGATCAGAGAAGCCGCGCGGATCAATGGCGCTAAGGGTTGGGCGACGTTCCTCCATATTGAGCTTCCACTTATTGCACCGTATATCCTGATCGCCGCAGTCTTTCGGCTGATCGAGTCGCTCAATCAGTTCGATATCATCTTCGGAACAACCCAGGGCGGTCCAGGTGACAGTACCTCCGTGCTCTCGGTTCGCGCCTACATCACAGCCTTTCAAAACCTCGCCTTCGGGCGTGGTGCCGCGCTCATGGTTGTCAACTGGTTGATCGTGCTTCTCGGGACCTTGGCCATGGTAAAATTGTGGCGGTTGGTTCGGCAGCGCGTAAGCTAG
- a CDS encoding IS5 family transposase (programmed frameshift): MRAGLFWLNDRQWARIEPHLPRGLTGPDRDDDRRIVSGIIHMLQSGARWRDCPREYGPYTTIYNRFNRWAKRGRWCAIFEALAKPGEDGVVLSLDSTSIKAHRCASGGKGGSTNQAIGRSRGGRTTKIHALSDPLCRPVVLHLTPGQDADIAAAPDVLALAPPMSVLLADKGYDGDKLRGAIIRRGAKPVIPNKSNRVVIHRFNKRAYKGRNVIERCFGRLKDFRRIATRYDKLARNFLAAVHLAALVAYWLN, from the exons ATGCGCGCTGGTTTGTTTTGGCTGAACGACAGGCAATGGGCGCGTATCGAACCGCATCTGCCGAGGGGACTGACGGGGCCGGATCGGGACGACGACCGACGCATCGTCAGCGGCATCATTCACATGCTGCAATCGGGTGCACGATGGCGTGATTGTCCACGTGAATACGGCCCTTACACGACGATCTACAATCGCTTCAATCGCTGGGCCAAGCGAGGACGATGGTGCGCAATCTTCGAAGCGCTGGCCAAGCCTGGCGAAGACGGCGTCGTACTGTCGCTCGACTCGACCTCGATTAAAGCTCACCGGTGTGCCTCCGGCGGAAAAGGGGGGAGCACAA ATCAAGCAATCGGCCGCTCGCGCGGAGGCCGCACGACAAAAATCCATGCGCTGAGCGATCCGCTCTGCCGGCCGGTCGTCCTGCATCTGACTCCAGGCCAGGATGCCGATATCGCTGCGGCTCCCGATGTCCTGGCGCTCGCGCCACCCATGAGCGTGCTCCTCGCCGACAAAGGGTATGATGGCGACAAGCTTCGCGGCGCAATCATTCGTCGTGGCGCCAAGCCCGTAATCCCCAATAAATCTAACCGTGTCGTCATCCATCGCTTCAACAAACGCGCCTACAAAGGACGAAATGTCATCGAACGCTGCTTTGGCAGGCTCAAGGACTTCCGGCGCATCGCCACGCGATATGACAAGCTCGCCCGTAATTTTTTGGCCGCTGTTCATCTCGCCGCTCTCGTCGCATATTGGCTCAATTGA
- a CDS encoding J domain-containing protein, protein MLSDTSKFFASIRINKQEAQEERRTAVRCEWPDCQNKATHPAPKGRHNAREYWHFCIEHAREYNQSYNFFSGMDAEAIARYQNDALTGHRPTWKIGEPISARKMTGSPAHSEDDCDAFCMLAELKGRARAEARPETRKLFNAKRKALQVMGLNVDATLGDIKARYRAMVKRHHPDANGGDRSTEQRLVEIIKAYHYLKTVVRES, encoded by the coding sequence ATGCTGAGCGACACATCCAAATTCTTCGCCTCCATTCGCATCAACAAGCAGGAAGCGCAGGAGGAGCGCCGGACCGCGGTGCGATGCGAATGGCCTGATTGCCAGAACAAGGCAACCCATCCCGCGCCAAAGGGCCGCCACAATGCGCGCGAATATTGGCACTTCTGCATCGAGCATGCTCGCGAATACAATCAGTCCTACAATTTCTTCTCCGGGATGGACGCCGAAGCGATCGCGCGCTACCAGAATGACGCGCTGACGGGCCATCGTCCAACTTGGAAAATCGGCGAGCCCATCAGCGCCCGCAAGATGACCGGCAGCCCGGCCCATTCCGAGGACGACTGCGATGCTTTTTGCATGCTCGCTGAGCTGAAGGGACGCGCCCGCGCGGAGGCCAGGCCTGAGACGCGCAAGCTTTTCAATGCCAAGCGGAAAGCGTTGCAGGTGATGGGCCTGAATGTCGATGCGACGCTCGGAGATATCAAGGCGAGGTACAGGGCGATGGTCAAGAGGCACCACCCCGATGCCAATGGCGGCGACCGCTCTACGGAGCAGCGCCTGGTCGAGATCATCAAGGCCTACCATTACCTGAAGACCGTGGTGCGGGAGAGCTAA
- a CDS encoding outer membrane beta-barrel protein encodes MAIATTGTSMANLGREALPPSVWNWSGGYIGGHVGGGYGRTSFTNPFGPPIYGDVVDIPSFVAGGQIGYNWQNNSWVYGLELDASAAVASGSNTCLAASDLIVSANCNAAPNLFATGTGRIGYAFGSLGQTLAYLKAGAAWQNNRGDIVNNFEGGDLPQEKTHFDYGQVGGVIGLGVEQALTPSWSVNVEYDYLHFGGPSVATASTAKLSPSTILPASTTSLSSNYHIGKIGLNYHFGADPEAAPKSDSPLHARSAGSVPPIPYTSGWSFEGGSRLWLSRGRFQWDQSAVPYGWPEDPSILISRLTYHALDGLSGEVFGRVDSPWGVFLKSSLGIGFFNKGKSNDEDWLPHEGYPYLNTRSGESNGRFAYYTADAGYDVLRSTNYKIGGFIGWAYYSQSSDSRGCVPLTNPQDFCRIKPSDDRIVGSQDTQWNAPRIGLSAETMLTERWRLNADIAYLPWTDFKGRDNHLLRKKTTFSEQHGNGGGGVQVEGLLSYFVTNNISLGVGGRYWAMWTKKEADSADCGNGCGSLGFANYSMERWGTFFQASYKLN; translated from the coding sequence ATGGCGATCGCCACAACGGGTACATCTATGGCGAACCTCGGGCGAGAAGCCCTGCCACCGTCGGTGTGGAACTGGTCCGGAGGCTACATTGGCGGGCATGTAGGCGGCGGGTACGGTCGAACCTCTTTCACCAATCCGTTCGGCCCACCGATCTACGGCGACGTCGTCGATATTCCCTCCTTCGTCGCAGGTGGCCAAATCGGCTACAATTGGCAGAACAATAGTTGGGTGTACGGCCTCGAACTGGATGCCAGCGCAGCTGTCGCGAGCGGCTCAAACACCTGCCTCGCAGCCTCAGACTTGATTGTAAGCGCAAACTGCAACGCAGCTCCGAACCTCTTTGCGACCGGGACCGGTCGCATCGGTTACGCCTTCGGCTCGCTCGGGCAAACGCTTGCCTATCTCAAGGCAGGTGCAGCCTGGCAAAATAATCGAGGCGACATCGTCAACAACTTTGAAGGGGGCGACCTGCCACAGGAGAAAACCCATTTCGACTATGGCCAAGTTGGTGGCGTCATCGGGCTCGGTGTGGAGCAAGCCCTTACGCCTTCATGGTCGGTGAACGTCGAGTATGACTATCTGCATTTTGGCGGGCCGAGCGTCGCGACCGCTTCGACCGCGAAGTTATCTCCGTCTACGATTTTGCCGGCGAGCACGACCAGCCTGTCCAGCAACTATCACATTGGGAAAATTGGTCTGAACTACCACTTTGGTGCGGACCCAGAAGCCGCACCAAAGTCCGATTCGCCGCTGCATGCGAGATCAGCCGGCAGCGTACCACCCATTCCCTACACGTCCGGTTGGTCGTTCGAAGGGGGCTCGCGGCTCTGGCTGAGCCGGGGAAGATTCCAGTGGGATCAAAGCGCAGTCCCGTATGGCTGGCCTGAAGACCCCAGCATACTGATTTCCAGGCTCACTTATCATGCACTGGACGGACTTTCGGGGGAGGTATTCGGCCGTGTCGACAGTCCCTGGGGAGTGTTCTTGAAGAGTAGCCTTGGTATCGGGTTCTTCAACAAAGGGAAATCGAACGATGAAGATTGGCTGCCCCACGAGGGATACCCCTACCTAAATACTCGTTCAGGTGAGTCAAACGGGCGATTTGCATATTACACGGCCGACGCCGGTTACGATGTCCTGCGCAGTACGAACTACAAGATCGGCGGATTTATAGGCTGGGCCTATTACAGCCAGAGCTCAGACTCGAGGGGTTGCGTTCCGCTCACAAATCCGCAGGACTTTTGTCGTATCAAGCCGAGCGACGATAGGATCGTTGGCAGCCAAGATACTCAATGGAATGCGCCTCGAATCGGCTTGAGCGCCGAAACTATGCTGACCGAGCGCTGGCGCCTGAATGCGGACATCGCTTACCTGCCCTGGACCGACTTCAAGGGCCGCGATAATCATCTCTTGCGCAAAAAGACCACCTTTAGTGAGCAACACGGCAATGGTGGCGGCGGCGTCCAGGTTGAAGGCCTTCTGTCCTACTTTGTCACCAACAATATCAGCCTAGGCGTTGGAGGCCGCTATTGGGCCATGTGGACGAAAAAGGAAGCGGACTCCGCGGACTGCGGAAACGGCTGCGGCTCGCTAGGATTTGCGAACTACAGCATGGAACGGTGGGGTACGTTCTTCCAGGCGTCTTACAAGCTCAACTAA
- a CDS encoding carbohydrate ABC transporter permease: MRFKRLTPASLFLNGLVVVCTLILTFPLVWIVMMSLKQQAEVMTLPPRFVFTPTFENFRVLFDAAQAGATSYGTIKVDFLTPVANSVVISLGAVLVSLIAGVPAGYVLARRDIPRKEDIAFFILGFRFAPALLVVIPLFSVFQTVGLYDTYLGMIWVYQVVTLPMIIWLSRSYIEDIPKDIEEAAAMDGAKPFRVVWHIVLPLLKPGLIGASLLIFLLAWHNFALGLILSSTKAPVTVALLKLLNPGVQFYPVMAAGLVVTMIVPIVLIILGQRHLERGLTFGAVK, translated from the coding sequence ATGCGCTTCAAACGCTTAACGCCCGCAAGCTTGTTCCTTAATGGACTGGTTGTTGTCTGTACGCTCATCCTGACATTTCCCCTGGTCTGGATCGTGATGATGTCGCTGAAGCAGCAGGCCGAGGTCATGACCTTGCCGCCGCGCTTTGTCTTCACTCCAACATTTGAAAACTTCCGCGTTTTGTTCGATGCCGCCCAGGCCGGGGCGACAAGCTACGGCACCATCAAGGTTGATTTCCTGACGCCGGTCGCCAATAGCGTCGTGATATCGCTTGGCGCGGTGCTCGTATCGCTGATCGCCGGCGTACCCGCAGGTTACGTCTTGGCAAGACGTGATATCCCTAGGAAGGAGGACATCGCGTTCTTCATTCTGGGCTTCCGCTTCGCGCCGGCACTCCTTGTCGTTATACCGCTGTTCAGCGTGTTCCAAACAGTTGGCCTTTATGACACTTATCTCGGCATGATCTGGGTTTATCAGGTCGTCACGCTGCCAATGATCATCTGGCTAAGCCGATCATATATCGAGGACATCCCAAAGGACATTGAGGAGGCGGCGGCCATGGATGGTGCAAAGCCGTTCCGTGTAGTCTGGCACATCGTTCTTCCGCTTCTAAAGCCCGGCCTAATCGGCGCTTCATTGCTCATTTTCTTGCTTGCCTGGCACAATTTCGCTCTCGGCCTGATCCTCAGTTCGACGAAAGCACCGGTCACCGTGGCCCTGCTCAAGCTGCTTAATCCAGGCGTTCAGTTCTATCCGGTCATGGCTGCGGGTTTGGTGGTGACCATGATTGTGCCGATCGTCCTGATTATCCTTGGCCAGCGTCATCTCGAACGTGGCCTTACCTTCGGGGCCGTGAAATGA
- a CDS encoding di-heme-cytochrome C peroxidase, with product MGQLFTQYRARPLDGVWATAPYLHNGSVPTLRDMLVPHAKRPMSFCVGSRAFDPVNVGLATKAQSSESCAAGLTNFDVSLLGNSNRGHSFEGKETDLRKLPPGIIGPELTDAERRALVEYLKTL from the coding sequence CTGGGACAGCTTTTCACTCAGTACCGGGCGCGACCATTGGACGGTGTTTGGGCAACAGCTCCTTATCTGCACAACGGGTCTGTTCCGACCCTGAGAGACATGCTGGTGCCGCACGCCAAGCGGCCGATGTCGTTTTGCGTAGGCAGCCGTGCGTTCGACCCGGTCAACGTCGGGCTCGCGACGAAAGCACAGTCGTCCGAAAGCTGTGCGGCCGGTCTGACGAACTTCGATGTGTCGCTGCTTGGGAACAGCAATCGCGGACATTCTTTCGAGGGTAAGGAAACCGACTTAAGGAAACTGCCGCCCGGCATCATCGGACCAGAGTTGACCGACGCCGAACGGCGAGCGCTTGTCGAATATCTCAAGACTCTATGA
- a CDS encoding helix-turn-helix transcriptional regulator, giving the protein MDDQSHGKMPLASSRRESRGPDLFSFIECAIQTRSIAALFDLLVNFASNEGFDKVAYGALSCSNERRLPEYLPPPPTINFPSDWCQRYAEQEYQAIDPVVRRTAMLPRPFLWDELTSRYELQPRELRVLREAKEAGLKHGMSVPLFGSQGRSAFVSFASPFDDADPQDRMAHLTTLASAFHNAVAQITPPLDESCETDIPLTPRETECLYWVAEGKSAWVIGQLVNVTDNTVNFHMKNVIRKLGAANRTNAVAKATRRGII; this is encoded by the coding sequence ATGGATGACCAGTCGCACGGCAAAATGCCACTCGCTTCAAGCAGACGGGAAAGCCGCGGGCCCGACCTATTCAGCTTCATCGAGTGCGCTATACAGACAAGATCAATCGCAGCGCTGTTCGATCTTCTTGTGAATTTCGCGAGCAATGAAGGCTTTGATAAAGTCGCCTACGGAGCACTCTCCTGCTCCAATGAGCGTCGTTTGCCAGAGTATCTACCGCCCCCGCCAACTATAAACTTCCCGTCTGATTGGTGCCAACGCTATGCTGAACAAGAATATCAAGCGATCGACCCGGTGGTCCGGCGGACAGCAATGCTGCCAAGGCCCTTTCTTTGGGATGAACTAACCAGTCGATATGAACTACAGCCCCGTGAGCTGCGCGTCTTACGCGAGGCCAAAGAAGCAGGCCTTAAGCATGGCATGAGCGTGCCATTGTTTGGATCGCAAGGCCGATCGGCTTTCGTATCGTTTGCATCTCCTTTCGATGATGCCGATCCACAGGATCGCATGGCTCATCTCACGACATTGGCGTCGGCGTTTCACAACGCTGTCGCGCAGATTACACCGCCGCTTGATGAGAGTTGCGAGACAGACATTCCGCTAACACCGCGAGAAACAGAGTGCCTATACTGGGTCGCAGAGGGGAAGTCAGCCTGGGTAATCGGGCAACTTGTTAACGTCACTGATAATACCGTCAATTTCCACATGAAGAACGTCATCAGAAAGCTAGGGGCGGCAAACCGGACAAATGCTGTAGCCAAAGCAACCCGGCGCGGCATCATTTAG
- the rpoN gene encoding RNA polymerase factor sigma-54 yields the protein MALTQRLEFRQSQSLVMSPQLMQAIKLLQLSNLDLMTFVEEELECNPLLERASDDAAGAEAPTEVDQVSGDQLAEAQVRDARDGAMTTYTEWGGGGSGDEDYNLEAFVASETTLSDHLAEQLSVAFTAPAQRMIGQYLIDLVDEAGYLPPDLGQAAERLGATQEDVEHVLAVLQEFDPPGVCARNLRECLAIQLRELDRYDPAMQALVEHLDLLAKRDIASLRKLCGVDDEDIADMIDELRRLSPKPGMKFGSARLQTMVPDVYVRPAPDGGWHVELNSDTLPRVLVNQTYYSKLSKKIGKDVDKSYFNDALQNATWLVRALDQRARTILKVATEIVRQQDGFFTLGVAHLRPLNLKAVAEAIQMHESTVSRVTANKYMATNRGTFELKYFFTASIPSADGGEAHSAEAVRHRIKQLIESEEPSAVLSDDAIVERLRVSGIDIARRTVAKYREAMRIRSSVQRRRDNMWSTMNSRASGGTGLDK from the coding sequence ATGGCGCTCACGCAAAGATTAGAGTTCCGGCAATCCCAGTCGCTGGTCATGTCGCCGCAGCTGATGCAGGCGATCAAGCTGCTGCAATTATCTAATCTCGACCTCATGACCTTCGTGGAGGAAGAGCTGGAGTGTAATCCGCTGCTCGAGCGTGCCAGTGACGATGCAGCTGGGGCCGAAGCCCCGACTGAGGTCGATCAGGTCAGCGGCGATCAGCTGGCCGAGGCCCAAGTGCGCGACGCCCGGGATGGCGCCATGACCACCTATACCGAATGGGGTGGCGGCGGCTCGGGTGACGAAGACTACAATCTCGAAGCGTTTGTCGCGTCCGAGACAACATTGTCCGACCACCTGGCCGAACAACTGTCGGTCGCATTCACCGCGCCGGCGCAGCGCATGATCGGGCAGTATCTGATCGATCTCGTCGACGAAGCCGGCTATCTGCCGCCGGATCTCGGCCAGGCCGCCGAGCGGCTCGGCGCAACGCAGGAGGATGTCGAGCACGTTCTTGCCGTCCTGCAGGAGTTCGATCCGCCCGGCGTCTGTGCGCGTAACTTGCGCGAGTGCCTGGCGATCCAGCTCCGCGAGCTCGATAGATACGATCCGGCGATGCAGGCCCTCGTCGAGCATCTCGATCTCCTCGCCAAGCGCGACATCGCGAGCTTGCGCAAGCTCTGCGGCGTCGACGACGAGGACATCGCCGACATGATCGACGAGCTCCGCCGGCTCAGTCCCAAGCCGGGCATGAAGTTCGGGTCGGCGCGGCTGCAGACGATGGTACCCGACGTCTATGTCCGTCCGGCTCCTGATGGCGGCTGGCATGTCGAGCTCAACAGCGACACCTTGCCGCGCGTGCTGGTCAACCAGACCTATTATTCCAAGCTGTCGAAGAAGATCGGCAAGGACGTCGATAAGTCCTACTTCAACGACGCGCTGCAGAACGCGACCTGGCTGGTGCGCGCGCTCGACCAGCGCGCCCGCACCATCCTGAAAGTTGCGACCGAGATCGTGCGTCAGCAGGACGGCTTCTTTACCCTTGGTGTTGCGCATTTGCGGCCGCTGAATCTAAAGGCCGTTGCCGAGGCCATCCAGATGCATGAATCCACGGTGTCGCGCGTCACCGCCAACAAATACATGGCAACAAATCGCGGCACATTCGAGTTGAAATATTTCTTCACGGCATCGATCCCTTCGGCGGATGGCGGTGAGGCGCATTCCGCTGAAGCGGTGCGTCACCGCATCAAGCAGCTGATCGAATCCGAAGAGCCGTCAGCGGTTCTGTCCGATGACGCGATCGTTGAGCGCCTGCGAGTCTCGGGCATTGATATTGCCCGCCGCACGGTCGCGAAGTACCGCGAAGCCATGCGCATTCGGTCCTCGGTGCAGCGCCGCCGCGACAATATGTGGTCAACGATGAACAGTAGAGCATCGGGCGGAACTGGCCTCGATAAATAA
- a CDS encoding Wadjet anti-phage system protein JetD domain-containing protein, which produces MTIENLASFNRHVAEADAARLGATLYVGGYPSLASQQALRTISAMVSEQTPIFHWSDIDPDGTWIFHTMERAVGRPILPHLGAGADQKVRTRSLPTKLRHRFTGGILGQRWIQDPRAGGA; this is translated from the coding sequence TTGACGATCGAAAACTTGGCAAGCTTCAACAGGCACGTCGCCGAGGCCGACGCCGCTCGACTGGGTGCTACGCTGTATGTTGGCGGGTATCCCTCGCTTGCCAGCCAACAGGCCCTGCGCACGATCTCGGCAATGGTGTCCGAACAAACCCCGATCTTTCACTGGTCGGATATCGATCCGGACGGCACCTGGATATTCCACACGATGGAGCGCGCCGTCGGACGACCGATCCTGCCGCATCTCGGGGCGGGCGCCGACCAAAAAGTCCGCACCCGCTCGTTGCCCACCAAACTCCGGCATCGCTTCACTGGCGGCATACTTGGCCAAAGATGGATCCAAGATCCTCGAGCAGGAGGAGCTTGA
- a CDS encoding ABC transporter substrate-binding protein: MPRTLAAPRGHSYHFVKAALICSTLLSGAAASFGQAKAEDINWRQFEGASIVWAYDIHPYADAVAAQLPEFEKLTGIKVTPELYPDDAYWNKLTIQLSTKSPSWDVVGTGIQPAWDLAPGQLLEPLDRYLNDPKLTSASYDYKDFFPALRDALTWQVNGGQIEPGRGQVWAIPHGFENIQLFYRKDILDKHGIKVPTTPPEMSAACEKLKSADPAITPLGVRGVRFWSSIHTAAISIAKSYGVHDFVVKDGKLETGLNSPESIAFHKDYVEMIKRCAAPSFANDNWYQVVDGINSGRTAMAIDSNMFGFWNDVAGKPASGKIAFAPPLRAPNGKTFESNIWIWSLAMNAASQKKGAAWLFIQWATSKQVELNGAIAGKLVNSPRASTWSDKVWLDYAAKPEFTNFVDTFKSVQDRAALAFTPRVGFAEAMNAWAVAMQKMVNGADVKATLADLASEIRSSM, encoded by the coding sequence ATGCCAAGGACGCTAGCCGCACCGCGCGGCCATTCTTACCATTTCGTCAAAGCCGCTCTGATTTGCTCAACTCTCTTGTCCGGTGCGGCCGCATCTTTCGGCCAGGCCAAAGCGGAGGATATCAACTGGCGCCAGTTCGAGGGCGCTTCGATCGTTTGGGCTTACGACATCCATCCATATGCTGACGCGGTTGCAGCACAGCTTCCTGAGTTCGAGAAGTTGACGGGCATCAAGGTGACGCCCGAGCTTTATCCGGACGATGCCTATTGGAATAAGCTGACCATCCAGCTGAGCACAAAATCGCCCTCGTGGGATGTCGTCGGCACAGGAATTCAACCGGCTTGGGATCTTGCGCCCGGTCAACTGCTTGAGCCGCTCGACCGCTATCTGAACGACCCTAAGCTCACATCGGCAAGCTATGACTACAAGGACTTCTTCCCCGCATTGCGTGACGCGCTGACTTGGCAAGTCAATGGCGGGCAGATCGAACCGGGCCGGGGTCAGGTGTGGGCCATCCCGCACGGGTTCGAAAACATCCAATTGTTCTACCGTAAGGACATTCTTGACAAACACGGTATCAAGGTTCCGACAACCCCGCCGGAAATGTCGGCGGCATGCGAAAAGCTAAAATCTGCCGATCCCGCGATCACGCCCCTGGGTGTGCGAGGAGTGCGCTTTTGGAGCAGCATCCACACGGCCGCGATCTCAATCGCCAAGTCCTATGGTGTACACGACTTCGTCGTCAAGGACGGCAAGTTGGAAACCGGTCTCAATTCTCCCGAGTCGATCGCCTTCCACAAAGACTACGTGGAGATGATCAAGAGGTGTGCTGCCCCATCCTTTGCCAACGACAACTGGTACCAAGTGGTCGATGGCATCAATTCGGGTCGGACAGCGATGGCGATCGATTCTAACATGTTCGGGTTCTGGAACGATGTTGCCGGCAAGCCCGCTTCGGGCAAGATTGCCTTCGCTCCGCCACTGCGAGCTCCGAACGGCAAGACTTTCGAATCGAACATCTGGATCTGGTCCCTGGCCATGAATGCTGCTTCCCAGAAAAAGGGAGCGGCCTGGCTCTTCATTCAGTGGGCGACGTCAAAGCAGGTCGAGCTGAACGGTGCCATCGCCGGCAAGCTCGTCAACTCGCCGCGCGCTTCGACCTGGAGCGACAAGGTTTGGCTCGACTATGCGGCTAAACCGGAATTCACAAATTTCGTGGATACCTTCAAGAGTGTTCAGGACCGGGCTGCGCTCGCCTTTACGCCGCGCGTAGGGTTTGCCGAGGCCATGAACGCCTGGGCAGTTGCCATGCAGAAGATGGTTAATGGTGCGGACGTGAAGGCGACATTGGCCGACCTCGCCTCCGAGATTCGCTCCTCCATGTAA
- a CDS encoding SET domain-containing protein: MLIVDTILKPDRFGGIGLFSATRLPKGSLIWIHNPIVDITVTPEQYEALAPTFQALLDKHAYPRDYKAYDGVIEYNADNARFMNHSSRPNTYQDDRRVFTARDVQPGEELTCNYLFFDPRCDVSWNEEPSMNLDAPTG; the protein is encoded by the coding sequence ATGCTGATCGTCGACACAATTTTGAAGCCAGACAGGTTTGGCGGTATTGGACTTTTCTCCGCGACTCGTTTGCCCAAAGGTTCGTTGATCTGGATTCACAACCCAATCGTTGACATCACGGTGACGCCTGAACAATACGAAGCCCTAGCTCCAACATTCCAAGCGCTACTTGATAAGCATGCCTATCCAAGAGACTACAAGGCTTACGATGGTGTTATCGAGTACAATGCTGACAATGCCCGCTTCATGAACCACAGCAGCCGCCCAAACACATACCAAGACGACCGCCGAGTTTTCACAGCCCGTGACGTACAACCCGGTGAAGAACTGACCTGCAATTACTTATTTTTCGATCCACGGTGTGACGTATCGTGGAATGAAGAACCATCCATGAATCTTGATGCCCCAACGGGCTAG